AAGGCTCTGATCGAATAGTCCATCCCGCCCGGCGAGTCGCTTAGGATCGATGGCGACCGGGTCTTGGGGGCGGGATTATTGAGGGAAGTGTGCGGTTTTGCCTCCAGGAGAGACACGCGTGACCCCGGTCACGTTGGCCGGGCAAATCGGACACCATCTTTGTGCACGCGTTCACAAAGACATAGCCTGCATTCGACGGGGCGGTCCGGGGACGTGTGACCGCCTACAGCCCCGCTCTACCCGCAGGAGCACCGTGGCAACTGGCCGAACTCACCGACCGGCGACCCGTAGCCGAGGGATTCCCGAGGCCACCGTCGCCCGGCTTCCGCTGTACCTACGAGCCCTGACCGCGCTGTCGGAGCGCTCGGTGCCCACGGTCTCCTCCGAGGAACTCGCGGCCGCCGCGGGGGTCAACTCCGCGAAGCTGCGCAAGGACTTCTCCTACCTGGGTTCTTACGGAACCCGCGGTGTCGGCTACGACGTCGAGTATCTCGTCTACCAGATCTCGCGTGAGCTGGGGCTCACCCAGGACTGGCCGGTCGTGATCGTCGGGATCGGCAACCTCGGTGCCGCGCTCGCCAACTACGGCGGTTTCGCGTCCCGTGGATTCCGGGTCGCCGCGCTGATCGACGCCGATCCGGCCATGGCCGGGAAGCCGGTCGCGGGGATCCCGGTGCAGCACTCGGACGACCTGGAAAAGATCATCGAGGACAACGGCGTGTCCATCGGTGTCATCGCCACCCCCGCCGGTGCCGCCCAGCCGGTCTGCGACCGCCTCGTGGCCGCCGGTGTGACGTCCATCCTGAACTTCGCGCCGACCGTGCTGACCGTCCCGGACGGCGTCGACGTGCGTAAGGTCGACCTCTCGATCGAGCTGCAGATCCTCGCCTTCCACGAGCAGCGCAAGGCCGGTGAGGAGGCCGCCGAGAACGCCGCCGCGGCCGCCGCGGCGCGCGACGAGTCCGCCGACAAAGGGCCCGACGGGGACGTACCCGCCGTGATGCCGGCATGAGTCTCCTCGTCGTCGGGCTGAGTCACCGCAGCGCGCCGGTCAGCGTGCTGGAGCGGGCGGCGCTGCATGCCGACGCGCAGGTGAAGCTGCTCCAGGACACGGTCGGCGCCGAGCCCGCCGCGGAGGCCGCGGTGCTCGCCACCTGCAACCGCATCGAGCTCTACGCCGACGTGGACAAGTTCCACGCGGGCGTGGCCGAGCTGTCCACGCTGCTCGCCCAGCACAGCGGGGTGGGCCTCGACGAGCTCACGCCCTATCTGTACGTGCACTACGAGGACCGGGCCGTCCACCACCTCTTCTCCGTGGCCTGCGGGCTCGACTCCATGGTCGTCGGGGAGGGGCAGATCCTCGGCCAGATCAAGGACTCGCTCGCCCGGGCACAGGAGCTGCACACTGCCGGGCGGCTGCTGAACGACCTGTTCCAGCAGGCGCTGCGGGTCGGCAAGCGGGCGCACTCCGAGACCGGGATCGACCGGGCCGGGCAGTCGCTCGTCACCTTCGGGCTGGAGCAACTCGCTCTCGGTACGCAGGTGTCGGACTGGGCCCGGGGCAAGCGGGCGCTGGTCATCGGGGCCGGGTCGATGTCCTCGCTGGCCGCGGCGACGCTGGCGCGGGCCGGGGTCGCGGAGATCGTGATCGCCAACCGGACCGCCGACCGGGCCGAGCGGCTCGCGGAGATCCTCAACGAGGGCGGGGACGTGTCGGCCCGCGCGGTACCGATGCACTCGGTGCCGGACGAGCTGACACGTGCCGATGTCGCCGTGTCCTGTACGGGCGCGACCGGGCTCGTACTGACCGCCGAGGCCGTGCTGGAGGCTGGTGCGGGCCGGGGATGGGCCACGCAGCCCGGCGAGATGCCGCCCCGCTTCGGATCCGGGACCGCCCAGGCCACACGGCTGCCCGCGGGCTCCGAGGCCGAGGAGAACTGTCCGCTCGACCTGGCCCCCATACAGGCCACCACCGGTTTCTCGGTGCTCGGGGAAGCAGCCGTCGCCGGGATGGGGGCCGCCGAGCTGGAGCAGCACGCGGCCTGGGTGGACAACGCCCCCCGGCCGCAGAGCTCCGGCCCTGCCGTGACCGTGCTCGACCCCGTTGAGGAGGCCGACGCCATCGCGGCGCTCGCGGCCACCGCCGCGGTCATCGGGCGGGTCCCCGAGCGGCGCAGGCCCGAGCCCGTCGCCGAGATCCCGCGGCCGACCCCCTCGCTCTTCCTGCTCGACCTCGCCATGCCCCGGGACATCGACGCCGCCGTGCACCGGCTGGCCGGGGTGCGGCTCGTCGACATCGAGTCCCTCGCCGAGTCCTCGGCGACCGGATCCGATCCGCGTACCCCGTCCGCGGGCGCCATGGCGGCCGACGTCGACGAGGTCCGCCGTATCGTCGCCGACGAGGTCGCCGCCTTCGGGGCCGCGCTCAGGGCCGCGCACATCACACCCACCGTCGTGGCCCTGCGGACCATGGCCGCCGATGTCGTCGCCGGTGAGATCGCCCGGCTCGACGGGCGGCTTCCCGGGCTCGACGACAAGCAGCGCAGCGAGATCACGCAGACCGTACGGCGCGTGGTCGACAAGCTGCTGCACGCGCCGACCGTACGGGTCAAGCAACTCGCGGCCGAGCCCGGCGGTGCCGGGTACGCGGACGCGCTGCGGACCCTGTTCGACCTCGACCCCGAGACGGTGGCCGCCGTCTCCCGCGCCGAGGACAGCACCACCGATGAGAAAGACCGAGGCTCGTCATGAGTGTCGCGCGTAAGCCGCAAGGGCGCGCCGGAGGTGAGACGTCGAGCGCGCGCAGGCCCGAGGGGCTGAGCACGATCGGGCTCTCACCACCGGACGAGGTGCCCCGGACGCGGGAGCAGGAACGAGGCACGCTACGGCTCGGGACCAGGCGGAGCAGACTCGCCATGGCCCAGTCCGGGCAGGTGGCGGACGCCGTGAGCCGGCTCACCGGGCGGCCCGTCGAACTCGTGGAGATCACCACGTACGGCGATGTGTCCAGGGAGGCGCTCGCGCAGATCGGCGGCACGGGCGTGTTCGTGACCACGCTGCGGGAGTCCCTGCTCAAGGGCGAGATCGACTTCGCGGTCCATTCGCTGAAGGACCTGCCGACCGGGCAGCCGGACGAACTGGCACTGGTCGCGGTCCCCGAGCGCGAGGACCCGCGTGATGTCCTCGTCGCCCGGGACGCCCTGAAGTTCACCGACCTGCCCCGCGGTGCCCGCATCGGTACCGGTTCGCCCCGGCGCATGGCGCAGCTGAATGCGTATGCCCGTGCACATGGACTTGATATCGAGACGGTTGCGATCCGGGGGAACATCGACACCCGGGTACGGTTCGTACGCGATGGTGAACTGGATGCGGTGGTGCTGGCCGCTGCAGGACTCCAACGCATCGGCCGTATCGACGAAGTGACCGATTTCCTTTCGGTCGACACAGTTTTGCCCGCTCCCGGCCAGGGAGCACTGGCGATCGAGTGCACCGCGGACAACGCGGACCTGATCGCAGCGCTCGGCGAGCTCGACGACCCGTTCACGCGGGTCGCCGTGACCGCCGAACGGTCACTGCTCGCCGCCCTGGAGGCCGGCTGCTCCGCCCCTGTGGGCGCGCTCGCCGACCTGCTGGCCGACGGGCAGATTGTCAAGGAAATGCGCCTGCGGGGCGTCGTCGGCACGACCGACGGCTCACGCATGGTGCAGTTGTCCACCACCGGTCCCGTGCCCGAGACGTACGACCAAGCAATGGCGCTCGGCCGTGAACTAGCGGCCGAGATGCTTGCCCAGGGCGCGGCCGGTCTGATGGGGGAGCGAGCACAGTGAGCCCCACCACCTTTCCCTCCGGTCCTGAACACGGGCACGTCACCTTCCTGGGTGCCGGACCCGGAGATCCGGGACTGCTGACTCTGCGCGCCGTCGAGGCGCTCACGAACGCGGACGTTCTCGTCGCCGGGCACGAAGTGCTCGACGTCGTACGCGGCCACGCTCGCTCGGGCGTCGCCGTCGTGAACACGGACTCGGAGATTCCGACGGGTTATCCGCCGACTCCGGTTCCGGGCACGGGCGCGCCCCAACTGACAGTCGTTGACGGTTCGTCAACAACCGCTGCTGTCCCCGTGGTGCGGGATGCCGCACATCTTGTCATGGAGGCCGCGCGGGGCGGCAGGCGGGTCGTACGTGCGGTGTCCGGGGACCCCGGGCTCGACGCGTACGCCGCCGAGGAGATGCTGGCCTGCGTCCGTGCGGGCGTGCCCTTCGAGGTCGTGCCCGGTGTGGCCGCCGCCGTGGGTGTACCCGCCTACGCCGGTGTGCCGCTGCGGGACGCACAGGGCGCGGACGTGCGGTTCATGGACGCGCGCACGGCCTCCGACCGGTGCTGGACGGAGGTGGGGGCGTCGGACGGGACCGTGGTCGTGTCGACGACCCTGGACACCGTGGGCGCCGCCGCCGGTGAGCTGGTCGCGGCCGGGCGCAAGCCCGATACGCCGATGACGGTCACCGTCGCCGGTACGACCACACGGCAGCGGACGTGGACCGCGACCCTCGGGACCATCGCCCAGACGCTGAAGCAGGCCAAGGTGCTGCCCTCGCCCGAGGGCGGCCGGCCGGTGATAGCCGTGGTCGGTGAGCGGTCCGCCGCCGCGCAGCGCGACCAGCTGTCGTGGTTCGAGAACAAGCCGCTGTTCGGCTGGAAGGTTCTCGTGCCGCGCACCAAGGAGCAGTCGGCGTCGCTCTCCGACCAGTTGCGGTCCTACGGGGCCGTGCCGCACGAGGTGCCGACGATCGCCGTCGAGCCGCCGCGCACGCCTCAGCAGATGGAGCGGGCGGTCAAGGGGCTGGTGACCGGGCGCTACGAGTGGATCGCCTTCACCTCGGTCAACGCCGTCAAGGCCGTCCGGGAGAAGTTCGAGGAGTACGGGCTCGACGCCCGTGCCTTCGCCGGGATCAAGGTCGCGGCGGTGGGCGAGCAGACCGCCAAGGCGTTGATCGCCTTCGGTGTGAAGCCCGATCTGGTGCCGAGCGGTGAGCAGTCGGCCGCGGGTCTTCTTGAGGACTGGCCGCCGTACGACCCGGTCTTCGACCCGATCGACCGGGTGTTCCTGCCGCGGGCCGACATCGCCACCGAGACGCTGGTCGCCGGGCTCATCGAGCTCGGGTGGGAGGTCGACGACGTCACCGCCTACCGGACCGTGCGGGCCTCGCCGCCGCCGGCGGAGACGCGGGAGGCGATCAAGGGAGGCGGTTTCGACGCCGTGCTCTTCACGTCGTCCTCCACCGTGCGCAACCTGGTCGGTATCGCCGGGAAGCCGCACAACGTGACCGTGATCGCGTGTATCGGTCCCGCCACCGCGAAGACGGCCGAGGAGCACGGGCTGCGGGTGGACGTGATGGCTCCCGAGCCGTCCGTGCACAAGCTGGCGGAGGCGCTGGCCGACTTCGGGCTGAAGCGGCGTGCCGCGGCGGTTGAGGCCGGGGATCCGGTGACTCGGCCTAGCGAGCGGCGGCCGGGGGCTCGGCGGCGGAGGTCTACTACGTAGGGGGTGCCGGGGCCGGTGCGGGTTCGGTGGGGTGGTCGCGCCGTTCCCCGCGCCCCTTGGGTGCCTGCGGCGGCCTGTGCGGGTTGGCGGGGGCGGGCGTTTTTTGCGCAGTTCCCCGCGCCCCTTATATGCCTGCGGCGGCCTGTTTCGGTTCGGTGGGTGGGGCGGGGACGGGGTGGGGGGTGTCCTCGTGGCGCGCGTGACTGCAAGCCCCCAGGGGCGCGGGAACCGCGCGACCAGCCCCCACCGGTGGGGGCGCCGCTTCCGACGAGGCGTCGGCAAAGTGGCCCCGGGGGCGGGCGTAGCGTAGACGGCATGTCGAAGTACGGATCCTTTCCCGGCTCGCGGCCGCGGCGGTTGCGGACCAGCCCCGTCATGCGGCGCATGGTGGCCGAGACCCGGCTGCACCCCGCTGACCTCATCCTTCCGGCGTTCGTACGGGAAGGGGTGAGTGAGCCCGTGCCGATCTCGGCGATGCCCGGGGTCGTGCAGCACACCCGGGACAGTCTGAAGAAGGCCGCCGCGGAGGCCGTCGCGGCCGGGGTGTCCGGGATCATGCTGTTCGGGGTGCCGGAGGAGTCGAAGAAGGACGCGCTCGGGACACCGGGCACGGACCCCGACGGAATTCTCCAGGTCGCCATCCGGGACGTGCGGGCCGAGGTCGGTGACGAGTTGCTCGTGATGTCCGACCTGTGTCTCGACGAGACCACCGATCACGGGCACTGCGGGGTGCTGGACGACCAGGGGCGTGTCGACAACGACGCCACCCTGGAGCGGTACGCCGAGATGGCGCAGGTGCAGGCCGACGCGGGCGCCCATGTCGTGGGGCCCAGCGGGATGATGGACGGGCAGATCGGTGTCGTCCGGGACGCCCTCGACCAGATCGGGCGGGAGGACGTCGCGATCCTCGCGTACACGGTGAAGTACGCGTCCGCGTTCTACGGCCCGTTCCGGGAGGCCGTCGGGTCCTCGTTGCAGGGCGACCGCAAGACCTATCAGCAGGATCCCGCGAACGTACGGGAGTCGCTGCGTGAGCTCGCCCTCGATCTGGAGGAGGGCGCCGACATGGTGATGGTCAAGCCGGCCGGGCCCTACCTCGACATCCTCGCCCGGGTCGCCGACGCCGTGGACGTGCCGGTCGTCGCCTATCAGATCTCCGGTGAGTACTCGATGATCGAGGCCGCCGCAGAGCGGGGCTGGATCGACCGCGACCGGGCGATCTTGGAGGCGCTGACCGGGATCAAGCGGGCCGGGGCGCGAAACATCCTCACCTACTGGGCGACCGAAGTGGCTCAGAAGCTCGCCTGACGGCACCACCGGACGGCGGGTTGCGGCAACGTTTCGAGCTCGGTCCGGACACGGCCCGGGCTCGAACCGGCCAACGTCCGGATAACAGCGCCCGCTTCACTCGGTGATCTTCTAGTGTTCCGTCCGGAATGTGCGCCTGAATATGGTGGATTTGTCGGGCTGTGACGGGCGTTCGACTTGATGAATCGCTTACATCCGTCGAATTGACGAGTTCCCGACATCCTCCATATCTTCTGCGCCTGGCCTGATCCATTCGGAATGGTTCCGAACGGCGATCTCTGGGGGGACACCACCATGACCTGGTTCATCGAAGCTCTCAAGAAGTACGCGGTCTTCAGCGGGCGTGCGCGCCGCAAGGAATACTGGATGTTCGCCCTGTTCGCCGGGATCATCTACGTCGTGTTCCTCATCCTCGGCGCCGTCACCAAGCAGTCGTGGATCGTGGCCATCCCCTACCTCGCCTTCCTGCTGCCCGGCCTGGGCGTCACCGCGCGCCGTCTGCACGACACGGGCCGCAGTGGCTGGTGGATCCTGTTCGGGCTCGTTCCGCTCGTCGGCGGTATCACCCTGTTCGTGTTCTCCGTCCTCGACGGTGAGCCGGGCGACAACAAGTACGGCCCCAACCCGAAGGCCATCGCCCCCACGTACGCGTGACGCCGTAGCTCTTCTCCGAGGCCGCCCGGTCAGTGCCGGGCGGCTTTCTGGTGTTCCGGGGCGGTGACGGCGGCCGCCCTGTTCGTGGCCGGGCCCTCGTCGCGTACGCCCTGGCCGTCGTCGCACCCCGTCAGCGCGGGGAGCACGAGGAGGGCCGCGAGGGCGAGGGCGGTCGTCGTGCGGCGGCTGGGGTTGCGGCGGCGGGTGGGCATGGGAACAGGCTGCGGGAGAGGTGGTGGCGTGAGCCAGCCCTGGCGGCGGATTCGGGACGTCTTCCGCGCGTGAGCCGTCCTGACCTGCCCGGTCCTTTCGTCCCACCTGTCCGGCGCGGGACGCGGGACAGGGCATGTCGGGCACCGGGCACCATCAACTGCCCCCGCGAGTTAGGTTGTTGACCATCGCGGTGGTTGTCCGTTGAAGGACCGATGCACAGGGGGAGACGCCCATGTCCGGTGACGCGCTGAGCCAGGACCCGGCCGAACTGGCCAAGAGGATCGACACCACCAGGGCGCATCCGGCCCGCGTCTACGACGTCTTCCTCGGCGGCAAGGACAACTACCCCGCCGACCGTGAGGCCGCCGCCGCCGCGCTCGCCGCCAACCCGCGCGGCTACCTCGACGTACGCCACAACCGCGACTTCATGCGCCGGGCCGTCGACAGGCTGGCCGAGCGGGACGGGATCCGGCAGTTCCTCGACGTCGGCACCGGGCTGCCCACCGCCGAGAACGTCCACCAGATCGCCCAGCGCATCCGGCCCGACTCCCGGGTCGTGTACGTCGACAACGACCCCGTGGTGCTGGCACACGCGCGTGCGCTGCTCACGAGCGGCCCCGAGGGGCGTACGGACTACATCGACGCCGACTTCAAGAGCCCCGCGCAGATCATCGAACAGGCCGCCAAGACCCTGGACTTCGACCGGCCCATCGCGCTGTGCCTGGTCGCGATCCTGCACTTCGTCGAGGACGAGGAGGCCTTCCCGATCGTGCGGGAACTGGTGGAGGCGCTGCCGGCCGGGAGCCGGCTCGTGCTCAGCCACCTGACCGACGAGATGCACCCCGAGCCGACCCGCGCGGTCCAGCGGACGTACACCGAGCGCGGGTTCACCTTCGTGTTCCGGTCCAGGGCGGAGGTGGAGCGGTTCTTCGCCGAGGCGCCCGGTGTCACGCTGGACGAGCCCGGGGTCGTCCCCGCCCATCTGTGGCACCCCGGCCCGGCGCCCGAGCCGCCCGCCATCGACGCGGAGGACTTCGAGTCCCTCGACGACATCGAGAAGATCCGCTACCGCGACATCAACGACGTCACGGACGACGACATCAACGTCTACGCGGCCACCGGCACGAAGAGCTGAGGAGCGGGCGCCCGGGGTCCGTATCGCGGAAAGGTACTTGTAGGCGGCACTCGGTTCCCTAGGCTGCGCGGCATCCAGTCGTCCCGTCGTCGCAGTTGAAGGAGCCGTGTCCATGACCGTGCCCGCGTTCGCCTCCGTGCCGCCGCTCGCCGCCCGGGCCCGAGCGGTCGGAGGGTCGCCCGTACGGGACATCCTCGCCGTCACCGCCCGCCCCGAGGTCATCAACTTCGCGGGCGGGCTGCCGGCGCCGGAGCTGTTCGACGCGCAGGGCATCGCGGACGCCTTTCGGGCGGTGCTGCAGGAGACGCCCTCGCGGGCGCTCCAGTACTCGACGACCGAGGGCGAGCCCGTGCTGCTGACGGCCCTGGCGGCCAGGATGTCCGCTCGTGGGCTGAGCACGGGCGCCGACGACGTCCTCGTCACCACCGGCTCGCAGCAGGCCCTTTCGCTGCTCGCCACCGCGCTGCTGGAGCCCGGGGACACGGTCCTCGTCGAGAGCCCCTGCTATCTGGCCGCACTTCAGGCCTTCGGGTTCGCCGGGGCGCGGGTGGTGGCCGTGCCGGGGGACGAGGAGGGGCCGGACCCCGAGGCACTGGAGGAACTCGTCGTGCGGGAGCGGCCCAAGCTGCTCTACACCGTGCCCACCTTCCAGAACCCGACCGGACGGACCATGTCCGCCGAGCGCCGGAGCGCCGTCGCCTCCGTGGCCGCGCGGTGCGGCCTGTGGATCGTCGAGGACGACCCGTACGGCGAACTCCGCTTCGAGGGCGAGCGGGTGCCGTGGATCGCCTCCCACGAGGAGGCCCACGACCGGGTCGTCCTGCTCGGGTCCTTCTCCAAGGTCATGGCTCCCGGGCTGCGGCTCGGCTGGCTGCGGGCCCCGGGCGAGCTGCGGCGGGCCTGCGCGGTCGCCAAGCAGGCCGCCGATCTGCACACCCCGACCGTCAACCAGCTCGCCGCCGCACGGTACTTGGCGGACCGGGACCTCGACGCGCACGTGGCAGGGGTCGCGGCCGTGTACCGGGAGCGCCGGGACGCCATGCTCGCGGGGCTGGCCGACGCCCTGCCCGAGGGGTCGGCCTGGACCCGGCCCGAGGGCGGCATGTTCCTCTGGGCGCGCCTTCCGTCGTCGTACGACACGACCGCGCTGCTCGCACAGGTCGTGCGCCGGGATGTCGCCTACGTGCCGGGCGCCCCCTTCTACGCCGGTGAGCCCGACCGCTCGACCCTGCGGCTGTGCTTCGTGACGCAGACGCCGCCGGAGATCGGGGAGGGACTGCGCAGGCTGGGGGAGGGGCTGCGGGGCGGGGCCGTGCCTCGCTGAGAGGCACGGCCCGTGCGGGAGGCGGCGAGGGGGCTCAGACGAAGGCGCTCTCCCCGGTGATCGCCTTGCCGACGATCAGGGTGTTCATCTCGCGGGTGCCCTCGAAGGAGTAGATCGCCTCGGCGTCGGTGAAGAAGCGGGCGATGTCGTAGTCCAGAACGATGCCGTTGCCGCCGAAGATCTCCCGGCTCCAGGCGACGACCTCCCGCATCCGCGAGGTGACGAACGCCTTGGCCAGCGAGGAGTGCTCGTCGCGGAAGATCCCGGCGTCCTGGAGGCGGGCCAGCTGGACCAGCATGCCCCAGGAGGCGGTGATGTTGCCGAGGCTCTTCACCAGCAGGTCCTGCACCAGCTGGAACCGGGCGATCGGGCGGCCGAACTGCCTGCGCTCCTTGGCGTAGTCCAGGGCGAGTTCGTAGGCGCCGATCATCACGCCCAGCGCCTGCCAGGCGACTCCGCCGCGGGTGGCGCGCAGGATCTCGGCGACGTCACGGAACGAGTTGATGTTCTGGAGGCGGTTCGCCTCCGGGACGCGGACGTCGGTCAGGGTGATCTCGGCGTTCTCCACGATCCGGAAGGCGACCTGGCCCTCGATCTTCGTCGGTACGAAGCCCGGCGTGCCCTTCTCGACGACGAAGCCCTTGACGTGGTTGTCGTCGACGTCCCGGGCCCACACGACGACGTAATCCGCGAAGGTCGCGTTGCCGATCCACTTCTTGGCGCCGTTGAGGATCCAGGTGTCGCCGTCGCGCTCGGCGGTGGTGCGCATACCGCCGGCGACGTCGGAGCCGCCGAGCGGTTCGGTCATGGCGAACGCGCCGATCTTGTCCATCGCGGCCATCCCGGGCAGCCAGCGGTCGCGCTGCTCCTGGTCGCCGCCGGAGTGGATCGAGTACATCGCCAGTCCGTTGTGGACGCCGAAGAAGGTGGCCACCGAGGCGTCGGTACGGCTCATCTCCATCGCCAGCATCCCGTTGAGCAGGTTGCTGACGGCGGGGCGGTGTTCGCCGTAGCCCTCGTAGGGCAGTCCGGCCAGGCCGCTCTCGCGGAAGATGCCGATGAGCTCCCTGGGGAAGGTGCCGTTGCCCCAGTTCTCGTTCACCAGCGGCTTGACCTCGTCCCGCATGAGGGTGCGGGCCTTGAGGAGGATCTTGCGCTCCTCGTCGGGGAGCAGGGCCTCGTAGTCGTAGAAGTCGGAGATCAGCTGGTCTTCGAGGGGTTCGACGGTGGTGGTCATCTCAGTTCTCCTCCTTGTTCGCGGTGTCCAGTGCGGCCAGGACGGCCAGTTGCCTGCGGTCGCGCGTCTCGGTGAGTTCCGAGTACGTGGAGGAGCCGTAGGCGTCTTCTACGGCCGTGATGAGCCGTTCCTTCTCCTCGGGGGTCTGGGACGGGGTGCCGAGGGTCGCCCACACCTGTCCCATCGCCGCGCCGATGTGCTCGACGAGGTGCCGGTAGCCGCCGGGGCCGCCGCCCAGGTGCGAGCCGAGGAACGGGCCCACCGTCGACCAGCGGATGCCGAGGGAGTTCGTCATCACCTTGTCGAGGCCCTCGGGGGTCACCACGCCCTGCTCGACGAGGTAGATCGCCTCGCGGTTGAGGGCGTTCTGGAGGCGGTTGCCGACGAAGCCGGGGATCTCCTTGCGCTCGACGACCGGGGTGCGGCCGAGGCGGGTGTAGAAGTCGACGGCGGCCTGGACGGCTTGCTCGGTGGTGCGTTCGCCGGGGACGACCTCGACCAGGGGGATCAGGTGCGGCGGGTTGAAGGGGTGGCCGATGAGGATCCGGCCGGCGTCCTCCCGGGCCAGGTCCGTGGTGAAGTCGGTCGAGGGGATCGCCGAGGACGAGCTCAGGAGGAGTGCGTGCTTCGGCGCCTCGCGGACCAGCGTGGCGAACAGGTCCTTCTTGAACTCGACCCGCTCCGGGCCGTTCTCCTGGACGACGTCCGCGTCCCGGACCGCCTCGCTCACGTCGGCCGCGATGTGCACCCGCTCGGCGAGACCCTCGACGTCCAGGCCCCGGGCCGCGAGGTGCGGGGCGAAGTCGGCCAGGGCCGCGTCGACGGCTTCGGCGAGGTCGGGGCGGGGGTCGGTCACGTGGACGGTGAGGCCGTGGGCGGCGAAGAGGGTCGTCCAGGAGAGGCCGATGGTGCCGGCGCCGATCACGGCGGCCGTACGGAAGTCGTGTGTCATGACGCCCTTCCTTCCAGGTAGTCGTAGACCGGCTTGACCGGGGCGAGGGTCAGGTCGGTGAGGATGTGGCTCGCGGAGACGATCTCCAGGACCGGCAGGTCGGCCAGCGGGGCGAGGACGTGCTGGAAGAGCTGGAGCCTCGCGGGGCCGGTGTAGGCCCACTTGACCGCGATGTCGGTGATCTCGGTGCGGACGAGTTCCTGTACCCGGGGCGAACCGTCGTAGCCGACGATCGTCTTGAGCATGAAGGTCGGCACGGTGATCTGCGCCTCGGCCTCGCGGCGGTCCAGCTCGTGGTGCTTGTAGCCCATGGTCGCGGTGGCGACCCGCAGCGAACCGTGGTCGAGGGTGCCGACCAGCGTGCCGTGGTCGACGTACAGGCTCGGCGCGGCGATCGTCTTCGGATACGCGCTGACCTCGCGGCCCGACGCGGTCGCCGGGAAGTTGTCGAGGTACATGGCGTGCAGATACTCGCCGCGTTCGCCGTCGAGGGTCACCGGGATGGCCTGGCCGGACTCGGTGTAGGGGCCGTAGCCGCTGACGTCGCCCATCTTCATGACCTCGAAGCGGACCAACGGCTCGTCGACGCGCAGGGGTTCGGGGACCACGGCGCGCAGCGCGTCGGCGTCGGTGCGGTAGACGATGTTGAGGTACTCGCGGTCGGTGAACCTCGGGACCACCGGCGGGAACGCCGGGCCGGTCAGCGGGGTGACCACGTGCTGCCGTACGTCTTCGATCCTCATGTCATTTGCCCGTCCACCGCGGTGCGCGGCGCTCGGCGAAGGCGGTCATGCCCTCGCGGACGTCCGCCGAGGCCGTCAGGTCGGCCATCTCCTCGCGCTGTACGGCGAAGGCGTCGGCCTCGGGCACACCGTCGGCGGCGCGCACGATCTGCTTGACCGCGGCCAGTGCGAGCGGGGCGTTCAGCGCGAGCTGCTCGGCGAGCCGGAGGGCCACGGCAGCGGCCTCGCCCGTGCCGGTGACCCGGTTGGCCAGGCCCAGTTCGCCGGCCCGGCGGCCGTCGACCGGTTCG
This is a stretch of genomic DNA from Streptomyces sp. NBC_00285. It encodes these proteins:
- the hemC gene encoding hydroxymethylbilane synthase; this translates as MSVARKPQGRAGGETSSARRPEGLSTIGLSPPDEVPRTREQERGTLRLGTRRSRLAMAQSGQVADAVSRLTGRPVELVEITTYGDVSREALAQIGGTGVFVTTLRESLLKGEIDFAVHSLKDLPTGQPDELALVAVPEREDPRDVLVARDALKFTDLPRGARIGTGSPRRMAQLNAYARAHGLDIETVAIRGNIDTRVRFVRDGELDAVVLAAAGLQRIGRIDEVTDFLSVDTVLPAPGQGALAIECTADNADLIAALGELDDPFTRVAVTAERSLLAALEAGCSAPVGALADLLADGQIVKEMRLRGVVGTTDGSRMVQLSTTGPVPETYDQAMALGRELAAEMLAQGAAGLMGERAQ
- a CDS encoding bifunctional uroporphyrinogen-III C-methyltransferase/uroporphyrinogen-III synthase — protein: MSPTTFPSGPEHGHVTFLGAGPGDPGLLTLRAVEALTNADVLVAGHEVLDVVRGHARSGVAVVNTDSEIPTGYPPTPVPGTGAPQLTVVDGSSTTAAVPVVRDAAHLVMEAARGGRRVVRAVSGDPGLDAYAAEEMLACVRAGVPFEVVPGVAAAVGVPAYAGVPLRDAQGADVRFMDARTASDRCWTEVGASDGTVVVSTTLDTVGAAAGELVAAGRKPDTPMTVTVAGTTTRQRTWTATLGTIAQTLKQAKVLPSPEGGRPVIAVVGERSAAAQRDQLSWFENKPLFGWKVLVPRTKEQSASLSDQLRSYGAVPHEVPTIAVEPPRTPQQMERAVKGLVTGRYEWIAFTSVNAVKAVREKFEEYGLDARAFAGIKVAAVGEQTAKALIAFGVKPDLVPSGEQSAAGLLEDWPPYDPVFDPIDRVFLPRADIATETLVAGLIELGWEVDDVTAYRTVRASPPPAETREAIKGGGFDAVLFTSSSTVRNLVGIAGKPHNVTVIACIGPATAKTAEEHGLRVDVMAPEPSVHKLAEALADFGLKRRAAAVEAGDPVTRPSERRPGARRRRSTT
- the hemB gene encoding porphobilinogen synthase; its protein translation is MSKYGSFPGSRPRRLRTSPVMRRMVAETRLHPADLILPAFVREGVSEPVPISAMPGVVQHTRDSLKKAAAEAVAAGVSGIMLFGVPEESKKDALGTPGTDPDGILQVAIRDVRAEVGDELLVMSDLCLDETTDHGHCGVLDDQGRVDNDATLERYAEMAQVQADAGAHVVGPSGMMDGQIGVVRDALDQIGREDVAILAYTVKYASAFYGPFREAVGSSLQGDRKTYQQDPANVRESLRELALDLEEGADMVMVKPAGPYLDILARVADAVDVPVVAYQISGEYSMIEAAAERGWIDRDRAILEALTGIKRAGARNILTYWATEVAQKLA
- a CDS encoding glutamyl-tRNA reductase, producing the protein MSLLVVGLSHRSAPVSVLERAALHADAQVKLLQDTVGAEPAAEAAVLATCNRIELYADVDKFHAGVAELSTLLAQHSGVGLDELTPYLYVHYEDRAVHHLFSVACGLDSMVVGEGQILGQIKDSLARAQELHTAGRLLNDLFQQALRVGKRAHSETGIDRAGQSLVTFGLEQLALGTQVSDWARGKRALVIGAGSMSSLAAATLARAGVAEIVIANRTADRAERLAEILNEGGDVSARAVPMHSVPDELTRADVAVSCTGATGLVLTAEAVLEAGAGRGWATQPGEMPPRFGSGTAQATRLPAGSEAEENCPLDLAPIQATTGFSVLGEAAVAGMGAAELEQHAAWVDNAPRPQSSGPAVTVLDPVEEADAIAALAATAAVIGRVPERRRPEPVAEIPRPTPSLFLLDLAMPRDIDAAVHRLAGVRLVDIESLAESSATGSDPRTPSAGAMAADVDEVRRIVADEVAAFGAALRAAHITPTVVALRTMAADVVAGEIARLDGRLPGLDDKQRSEITQTVRRVVDKLLHAPTVRVKQLAAEPGGAGYADALRTLFDLDPETVAAVSRAEDSTTDEKDRGSS
- a CDS encoding redox-sensing transcriptional repressor Rex, with product MATGRTHRPATRSRGIPEATVARLPLYLRALTALSERSVPTVSSEELAAAAGVNSAKLRKDFSYLGSYGTRGVGYDVEYLVYQISRELGLTQDWPVVIVGIGNLGAALANYGGFASRGFRVAALIDADPAMAGKPVAGIPVQHSDDLEKIIEDNGVSIGVIATPAGAAQPVCDRLVAAGVTSILNFAPTVLTVPDGVDVRKVDLSIELQILAFHEQRKAGEEAAENAAAAAAARDESADKGPDGDVPAVMPA
- a CDS encoding DUF805 domain-containing protein: MTWFIEALKKYAVFSGRARRKEYWMFALFAGIIYVVFLILGAVTKQSWIVAIPYLAFLLPGLGVTARRLHDTGRSGWWILFGLVPLVGGITLFVFSVLDGEPGDNKYGPNPKAIAPTYA